One Actinomadura viridis genomic region harbors:
- a CDS encoding SRPBCC domain-containing protein encodes MEYGSIERDIHVDASPEVVFEVISRPEHMREWWPDDARFAPVAGAPGELVWRDAETGETVTVDLAVVEVDPPKRFSFRWCFTAPHRSGDSLLVTFDLVPAGGGTRIRMTETGFREMGWEVAVLEEQYRDHATSWDRYIPALGAYAGRVAVGS; translated from the coding sequence ATGGAGTACGGATCCATCGAGCGCGACATCCATGTCGACGCTTCGCCCGAGGTGGTCTTCGAGGTGATCAGCCGTCCCGAGCACATGCGGGAATGGTGGCCCGACGACGCGCGGTTCGCCCCGGTCGCGGGCGCGCCCGGGGAGCTCGTGTGGCGCGACGCGGAGACCGGCGAGACGGTGACCGTCGACCTCGCCGTCGTCGAGGTCGATCCCCCGAAGCGGTTCTCCTTCCGGTGGTGCTTCACCGCCCCTCACCGGAGCGGGGACTCACTGCTCGTCACCTTCGATCTGGTCCCGGCCGGTGGGGGGACCCGGATCCGCATGACCGAGACCGGGTTCCGCGAGATGGGCTGGGAGGTCGCGGTCCTTGAGGAGCAGTACCGCGACCACGCGACCTCGTGGGACCGCTACATCCCCGCACTGGGCGCGTACGCCGGGCGCGTGGCCGTCGGCTCATGA
- a CDS encoding ArsR/SmtB family transcription factor: protein MSTAADDDLWSAIGDPIRRTLIDLLLAGGPGTATSLSERLPVTRQAVSKHLAVLDRVGLVHATPVGRERHYQVDEAQLARAAAQLSAVGATWDARLRRIKQIAEAIERVNRGE, encoded by the coding sequence ATGAGCACGGCGGCCGACGATGACCTGTGGTCGGCGATCGGCGACCCCATCCGGCGGACGCTGATCGACCTGCTCCTGGCCGGAGGGCCGGGCACGGCCACGTCGCTGAGCGAACGGCTGCCCGTCACCCGCCAGGCCGTCTCGAAGCACCTGGCCGTCCTGGACCGGGTCGGCCTGGTCCACGCCACGCCGGTCGGCCGCGAGCGCCACTACCAGGTCGACGAGGCGCAGCTCGCCCGAGCCGCCGCCCAGCTCTCGGCGGTCGGCGCCACCTGGGACGCCCGACTCCGCCGGATCAAGCAGATCGCCGAGGCGATCGAACGAGTGAACAGAGGAGAATGA
- a CDS encoding SRPBCC family protein, with the protein MVDILHRIGVVAPLDDVYRAVATPEGVAGWWTTDTAGKSEVGGQLAFRFGDVGGFDMEVLDLDPSGRVRWRVIDGPEEWIGTEIGWSLEQSGEYTIVRFRHEGWREPDEFMHHCSTKWATYLMSLKELVETGRGRPSPDDVRISDWH; encoded by the coding sequence ATGGTCGACATCCTGCACCGGATCGGTGTCGTCGCCCCGCTCGACGACGTTTACCGAGCGGTCGCCACTCCAGAAGGCGTCGCCGGCTGGTGGACGACCGACACGGCGGGCAAGAGCGAGGTCGGCGGGCAGCTGGCCTTCCGGTTCGGCGACGTCGGTGGCTTCGACATGGAGGTCCTGGATCTCGATCCGTCCGGCCGCGTGCGGTGGCGGGTCATCGATGGTCCCGAGGAGTGGATCGGCACCGAGATCGGGTGGTCCCTCGAGCAGAGCGGCGAGTACACGATCGTCCGGTTCAGGCACGAGGGCTGGCGCGAGCCGGACGAGTTCATGCACCACTGCAGCACCAAGTGGGCGACGTACCTGATGAGTTTGAAGGAACTGGTGGAGACCGGGCGTGGCAGGCCGTCGCCGGACGACGTCAGGATCAGCGACTGGCACTGA
- a CDS encoding RNA ligase family protein, with protein MWYPKIPQRFGDGPLPGGIWVAEEKVHGAHLALVSDGRTTRAAGRRGPLDEERLEAFFGVTRLWPALATAAAAAARAAGQDVILYGELAGGGYPHPRVPPVKDACPVQTGVWYSPDLVWLAFDGAIATSSGPRWMGRAELADLVAGVGLECVPLLGRGHRHKLAELTVDFPTLVPAALSLPALPGNRAEGYVLKPAGPWDTTERGPRPVVKVKHPEFAEDARYNGARPFVPPPGGVTGVPAWLLAAAVERLTPPRLDAARSKLGPAAGTAELVAEVVDDLLADLDDDLGGLPDPDRRHLAAALTPAARTLATLQGH; from the coding sequence GTGTGGTACCCCAAGATCCCGCAGCGGTTCGGCGACGGGCCGTTGCCCGGCGGGATCTGGGTGGCCGAGGAGAAGGTGCACGGCGCGCATCTCGCACTGGTCAGCGACGGCCGGACGACGCGGGCCGCCGGGCGCCGCGGGCCGCTGGACGAGGAACGGCTTGAGGCGTTCTTCGGGGTGACGCGGCTGTGGCCGGCGCTGGCGACCGCGGCGGCGGCAGCGGCCCGGGCGGCCGGACAGGACGTGATCTTGTACGGGGAACTGGCGGGCGGAGGCTATCCGCACCCGCGAGTACCGCCGGTCAAGGACGCCTGCCCGGTGCAGACCGGCGTGTGGTACAGCCCCGACCTGGTGTGGCTGGCGTTCGACGGCGCCATCGCCACCTCGTCGGGACCGCGTTGGATGGGCCGCGCCGAGCTGGCGGACCTGGTGGCCGGTGTGGGCTTGGAGTGCGTGCCGCTGCTGGGCCGAGGCCATCGGCACAAGCTGGCGGAGCTGACGGTGGACTTCCCGACGCTGGTACCCGCCGCGCTGAGCCTTCCCGCACTGCCCGGAAACCGCGCCGAAGGCTACGTCCTCAAACCCGCCGGGCCCTGGGATACCACCGAACGGGGACCGCGTCCGGTAGTGAAGGTCAAGCATCCCGAATTCGCCGAGGACGCCCGCTACAACGGCGCCCGGCCGTTCGTGCCGCCTCCCGGCGGGGTGACGGGAGTACCGGCATGGCTGCTGGCCGCCGCGGTCGAACGGCTCACCCCGCCGCGCCTGGACGCGGCCCGCAGCAAGCTCGGCCCGGCCGCAGGCACCGCCGAGCTGGTCGCCGAGGTGGTGGACGACCTGCTCGCCGACCTCGATGACGACCTGGGCGGCCTGCCCGACCCCGACCGCCGGCACCTGGCCGCCGCGCTCACGCCCGCGGCCCGCACGCTGGCCACGTTGCAAGGCCACTGA
- a CDS encoding helix-turn-helix domain-containing protein gives MTGPKSGNGQESDAASSRRAACAAQMTSGDAVLGLGHRNERRLLHDMSAQDRLDLAAPPGPLHPDPRIGQAIRTLRADVGRTVSAGELARECGLSVSRFLHLFAAHTGTSFRRYRLWTRMLRAAELIAGRHDLTTAATEAGFASPSHFSETFHRMFGLPPSRLLATGPTISFARATADVRDTKTS, from the coding sequence GTGACCGGCCCGAAGTCAGGCAACGGCCAGGAGAGCGACGCCGCCTCCTCCCGCCGGGCGGCTTGCGCGGCGCAGATGACCTCCGGGGACGCCGTACTCGGGCTCGGCCACCGGAACGAGCGGCGGTTGCTCCACGACATGTCCGCGCAGGACCGGCTCGACCTGGCAGCACCGCCTGGCCCCCTCCACCCCGATCCCCGTATCGGGCAGGCGATCAGAACGCTCCGGGCCGACGTGGGCCGGACGGTCTCGGCCGGCGAGCTGGCCCGGGAGTGCGGTCTGTCGGTGTCGCGTTTCCTCCACCTGTTCGCCGCCCACACGGGTACGAGTTTCCGCCGCTACCGGCTCTGGACCCGGATGCTGCGCGCCGCCGAACTCATCGCCGGGCGCCACGACCTCACCACCGCCGCCACCGAGGCCGGTTTCGCGAGCCCCTCCCACTTCAGCGAGACGTTCCACCGCATGTTCGGGCTCCCACCCAGCCGCCTGCTCGCCACCGGCCCGACGATCAGCTTCGCCAGAGCAACCGCCGATGTTCGAGACACGAAAACAAGTTGA
- a CDS encoding DUF5713 family protein, whose protein sequence is MSITNQQVAGHAFLKALYEDPYFPDHVLDKGRGILLRLCERIEVERPSDLAALYGLTQAATEEFNLLEAEFDAAGSEIETAAREEIAEDFWFVASAYGFADADVEKLIATRNW, encoded by the coding sequence ATGTCGATCACGAACCAGCAGGTGGCAGGGCACGCGTTTCTGAAGGCGCTGTACGAGGACCCGTACTTCCCTGATCACGTCCTCGACAAGGGACGGGGGATCCTGCTGAGGCTGTGCGAGCGGATCGAGGTGGAGCGGCCGTCGGACCTGGCGGCGCTGTACGGGCTCACGCAGGCGGCTACGGAGGAGTTCAACCTGCTGGAGGCGGAGTTCGACGCCGCGGGGAGTGAGATCGAGACCGCCGCTCGCGAGGAGATAGCGGAGGACTTCTGGTTCGTGGCGTCGGCCTACGGATTCGCGGACGCGGACGTGGAGAAGCTCATCGCCACCCGGAACTGGTGA
- a CDS encoding DUF397 domain-containing protein: MTEWRKSTHSDGTQHGGCVEVAALNTTIAVRDSKNPRGPHLHLHPHTWHTLLTTIKTNNTPTPQRPCQTRDA; the protein is encoded by the coding sequence ATGACCGAGTGGCGCAAGAGCACCCACAGCGACGGCACACAACACGGCGGATGCGTCGAAGTCGCGGCCCTCAATACGACCATCGCCGTACGCGACTCCAAAAACCCCCGCGGCCCACACCTCCACCTCCACCCCCACACCTGGCACACCCTCCTCACCACCATCAAAACCAACAACACCCCAACGCCACAGCGCCCCTGTCAGACCCGTGATGCATGA
- a CDS encoding helix-turn-helix domain-containing protein: protein MAAQNLPSARFRRIGLELRRLRLEAGMTMKEAGAFLDRSSSSISLLEAGTQAIRPRDLDYILMKYGHAEGPFREAMLELAREGRKKGWWHRYAHALSPELMDFLSLETDARSISTYQTVLVPGLLQTPDYARALLDPDSTSALRDALEVRMARQTLLDTSSPPRLTAILDEAVLRRQVGGAAVMRDQLARLRDLSEREHLDIRITPFEAGAHRGLNGPFTILELGVRGRLTIVTLESLQGMSYVENTKDVHRYETVFDELTRSALSKADSRDLLERLRSES from the coding sequence ATGGCAGCCCAGAACCTCCCCTCGGCCCGCTTCCGCCGCATCGGCCTGGAGCTCAGGCGCCTGCGGCTGGAGGCCGGGATGACGATGAAGGAAGCAGGCGCCTTCCTCGACCGCTCCTCCTCCTCGATCAGCCTCCTGGAGGCCGGCACCCAAGCGATCCGGCCGCGCGACCTGGACTACATCCTCATGAAGTACGGCCACGCGGAAGGCCCGTTCAGGGAGGCGATGCTCGAACTGGCCCGCGAAGGCCGCAAGAAGGGCTGGTGGCATCGCTATGCACACGCGTTGTCCCCCGAGCTCATGGATTTTCTGTCGCTGGAAACGGACGCCAGATCCATCAGCACCTATCAAACGGTCCTCGTCCCTGGCCTGCTCCAAACCCCCGACTATGCCCGCGCACTACTCGATCCGGATTCGACTTCCGCGTTGCGGGACGCGCTGGAAGTCCGCATGGCCAGGCAAACCCTCCTCGACACGTCCAGCCCGCCCAGGCTCACGGCCATCCTCGACGAGGCCGTCCTTCGTCGTCAGGTGGGCGGCGCGGCGGTCATGCGCGACCAGCTCGCACGGCTCCGCGACCTCTCCGAACGCGAGCACCTGGACATCCGGATCACTCCCTTCGAGGCGGGAGCACACAGAGGACTCAACGGCCCGTTCACGATCCTGGAACTCGGCGTACGCGGCAGACTCACCATCGTCACGCTGGAAAGCCTGCAAGGAATGTCGTACGTGGAGAACACCAAGGACGTCCATCGCTACGAGACGGTCTTTGACGAACTCACCCGAAGCGCCCTTTCCAAAGCCGATTCCCGTGACCTGCTCGAACGGCTACGGTCGGAATCATGA